Proteins encoded by one window of Aphidius gifuensis isolate YNYX2018 linkage group LG2, ASM1490517v1, whole genome shotgun sequence:
- the LOC122850075 gene encoding anaphase-promoting complex subunit 1, translating into MIAASDPQDYTPGGRETYRRHPGSVIHQQNQLNPQENDSVLFKKFSQVNITDKSVKEFWITRENDKFGEEELYCCGKVAIHSKGTQSTRVLQTSYTCDTDIKHALWCNFTTTTTDKIMNDTQKELIDDDNDDNDDEPDKTVECICLLDSYTLKVFTEKGEDYVTSLQFQISSVWSTKYGILLEKSQIPLTTSTTTRYPSMDISRWTSTTTTTATPPPATATSTSQIENNLPITFSLTHPLDEICPLLIKNGVNINYMCDTNQQIIFTNTEPSLAVIYDIKNGLHSVYKIRKATTDERQIVCNNDDITNSYYNQSTAASPLYLASSSNKSSATKKNNINLFGNPRLSGIGFDLPNTPFGSRGTSYTSCSGGVQSPSQHQTTHSRSQSPMATISRCQSPTNPTFTPLISGSMGPIIHQTRLHQTVMATIMCQSQNNPNSCNSFHFQDQPITNGKPLYPEICLDHVWTENSINNKDILNDKAKKVFLTSDMVGQSYLCYLITNRTQLYLVRIEKTNKKQKLIFGMITTIIAKDAVTLPSLNMIAILDLTNSVTLYSGINCIGKINITSILSTTIDNNINYFKTSSNNKHLNLSPFPRRSSLISQNFCGHDIKFEEALHSLSPVGGNCARGSILLDNNTSIIDYNNLIGLKDAVGNKITLEYGNKMLQRISLPCKSTSPLVTKCLKTLKCVLQKDIAMQLLVKWYGARNAPGPQDFTLQQEWHLFMVILLTLLGYEVDKLSIIRNNNNNDDSCNPIISKKQKTNDSGTQDDWFDMLNKIEHKTTSKQLSNCLNLMKKNDNDNDENNDEDNVDDDDDDDTKNNGKVSTQAILFPYLPLILFSLHLLYEELKLNCVMSESLPLLAQLLYQLSKDLNFKYYKHYYFIDYPNKCLLNNSPSQINNNDLQKIIIPNYIPIKPPCVFETINNLLNLNNIIIQYPFLNRVNKISKNIIQLTALLSNECNGIVDNIDMEKYIKLIIPVGSRVDYKEIDYDNDIPIIDKYEKPTCERIILLYHKMGMTKKHLDILPPGISLLLKDVMHRCRESPPSNWPFEAYELIDRQDLSSLSNNNANNNNNDINKDKIENSTNYIVRDSEQDDGMTFDDTILKLRFNKDHRVSEVQKLLNSSKPVRISIVQRPEVSDHEFIEEQERHLHALCSRTMSLPVARGMFTLRTSTPIVTEQLPIPRLCLTGKAALRGTTVELSHIDVPQNMNLWPLFHNGVAAGLRIHPSSLNIDSTWIVYNKQQQGEFGIEHSGFLMALGLNGHLKNFSPFSMYEYLVECHETTNVGLLLGLSATYRGTMDVSMTKLLSLHVETLLPPTSIELNVQQNVQVAALMGVGLVYEGTAHRHISHALLSEIGRPPGPEMKNCIDRESYSLAAGLALGLVVLGHGDGSDLTNIPDTLHYYMVGGNVRPFNGSQKDKYKSPSYQIREGDSINIDVTSPGATIALGLMYFNTGNTAVAEWMKAPHTQFLLDFVRPDFLLLRILSKSLILWNDIEPTTKWVSSHVPDIVWKYKLQNPNQDITQNIDLETMNQAYCNIIAGACMALGLKYAGTANHNAFKTLLNYTKKFLGLLNKTIGELAGKSTIETCLNVTLLSASVVMSGTGNLDIMRICRQIRTRIGPTSSVVTYGSHLATHMAIGLLFIGGGRYTLSNSPSSVAALIISLFPKFPTHSNDNRYHLQALRHLYVLAAKPRLILPKDIDTNINCYASIKLTFKNDKLTNGQDIVLRAPCLLPEIDSLEKVELIDDRYWNIIFQRGHNWNLLKDMLNNCHSLYVKQKAGCLSYIEDPHGFRSLIAQTLTTENLIPWAARQEYVTSFTNDKTVLNIVKYFLQKQNNCIVNKYKVSSSNPLFESTTYEKMEINDDINDKQTSHYSDVENNEKFFLQTLAIIVYECVIKDKVSLLPLWVNLYKIIEMIDTSSTSYLIWQIKLIYSLIINNKFQEKHNILLSVESILAIKKRVELIIDNWENELKDVIQKYLTTGEIDAEPEMLKKFTSYCTYYDIPYLQGGELINVNPFVNNQPAVPDIVLFILFKLQNNIC; encoded by the exons atgaTCGCCGCCTCAGATCCAcag gATTATACACCAGGTGGACGTGAAACGTATCGCCGGCATCCTGGTTCTGTGATTCATCAACAGAATCAATTAAATCCACAAGAAAATGAtagtgtattatttaaaaaatttagtcaAGTAAATATAACAGATAAATCAGTTAAAGAATTTTGGATAACTcgtgaaaatgataaatttggtGAAGAAGAATTATATTGTTGTGGTAAAGTTGCAATTCATTCAAAAGGTACACAATCAACAAGAGTCCTACAAACATCATATACATGTGACACAGATATTAAACATGCATTGTGGTGTaattttacaacaacaacaacagataaaataatgaatgatacacaaaaagaattaattgatgatgataatgatgataatgatgatgaaccaGATAAAACAGTTGAATGTATTTGTTTATTAGATTCATATACCCTCAAAGTATTTACAGAAAAAGGTGAAGACTATGTAACAAGtttacaatttcaaatatcatCAGTGTGGTCAACAAAATATGGTATATTGCTAGAAAAATCACAAATACCattaacaacatcaacaacaacacgtTATCCATCAATGGATATAAGTCGTTggacatcaacaacaacaacaacagcaacaccaccaccagcaacagcaacatcaacatcacaaattgaaaataatttaccaataacATTTTCATTAACACATCCACTTGATGAAATATgtccattattaattaaaaatggtgttaatataaattacatgtgtgatacaaatcaacaaataatattcacAAATACAGAACCATCATTAGCtgttatttatgatattaaaaatggtcTTCATTCAGTTTATAAAATACGTAAAGCAACAACAGATGAAAGACAAATTGTatgtaataatgatgatattacaAATAGTTATTATAATCAATCAACAGCAGCATCACCTTTATATTTAGCATCATCAAGTAATAAAAGTAGtgcaactaaaaaaaataatataaatttatttggtaaTCCAAGATTAAGTGGTATTGGTTTTGATTTACCAAATACACCATTTGGTTCACGTGGTACATCATATACATCATGTTCTGGTGGTGTACAATCACCATCACAACATCAAACAACTCATTCACGTTCACAAAGTCCAATGGCAACAATATCAAGATGTCAATCACCAACAAATCCAACATTTACACCATTAATTAGTGGTTCAATGGGTCCAATAATACATCAAACACGTTTACATCAAACAGTTATGGCAACAATAATGTGTCAATCACAAAATAATCCAAATAGTTGTAatagttttcattttcaagATCAACCAATAACAAATGGTAAACCATTATATCCAGAAATATGTTTAGATCATGTATGGactgaaaattcaataaataataaagatatattaaatgataaagctaaaaaagtttttttaacaagTGATATGGTTGGACAAtcatatttatgttatttaataacaaatagaacacaattatatttagttagaattgaaaaaacaaataaaaaacaaaaattaatatttggtATGATTACAACAATTATTGCTAAAGATGCTGTTACATTACCATCATTAAATATGATTGCAATATTGGATTTAACAAATAGTGTTACACTTTATTCTGGTATTAATtgtattggaaaaattaatataacaagtattttatcaacaacaattgacaataatattaattattttaaaaccagtagtaataataaacatcTTAATTTATCACCATTTCCAAGACGTAGCTCATTGATATCACAAAATTTTTGTGGacatgatattaaatttgaagaaGCACTACATTCATTGAGTCCAGTTGGTGGTAATTGTGCACGTGGTTCAATTctacttgataataatacatcaattattgattataataatttaattggtcTTAAAGATGCTGTtggtaataaaataacacTGGAATATGGTAATAAAATGTTACAAAGAATATCATTACCATGTAAAAGTACATCACCACTTGTtacaaaatgtttaaaaacattaaaatgtgTATTACAAAAAGACATTGCAATGCAGCTGTTAGTTAAATGGTATGGTGCTAGAAATGCACCTGGACCACAAGATTTTACACTACAACAAGAATGGCATTTATTTATGGTAATATTGCTGACATTGTTGGGCTATgaagttgataaattatcaataatacgtaataataataataacgatgaTTCTTGTAATCCAATCAtaagtaaaaaacaaaaaacaaatgattcaGGAACACAAGATGATTGGTTtgatatgttaaataaaattgaacatAAAACAACATCAAAACAGCTATCAAATTGtcttaatttaatgaaaaaaaatgacaatgataatgatgaaaataatgatgaagataatgttgatgatgatgatgatgatgacacaaaaaataatggtaaagtAAGTACACAAGCAATTTTATTTCCATATTtaccattaatattattttcacttcATTTACTATatgaagaattaaaattaaattgtgttaTGTCAGAAAGTTTACCACTATTAgcacaattattatatcaattaagtaaagatttaaattttaaatattataaacattattattttattgattatccaaataaatgtttattaaataattcaccatcacaaattaataataatgatttacaaaaaataataataccaaattATATACCAATAAAACCACCATGTGtttttgaaacaataaataatttattaaatttaaataatattattattcaatatccatttttaaatagagtcaataaaataagtaaaaatataatacaattaacagcattattatcaaatgagTGTAAtggtattgttgataatattgatatggaaaaatatataaagctaATAATACCAGTTGGTAGTCGTGTTGATTATAAAGAAATTGattatgataatgatattccaataattgataaatatgaaaaaccaACATGtgaaagaataatattattatatcataaaatgggaatgacaaaaaaacatttagatATATTACCACCAGGTATATCATTATTGCTAAAAGATGTTATGCATCGTTGTCGTGAATCACCACCATCAAATTGGCCATTTGAAGCATATGAATTAATTGATCGTCaagatttatcatcattatcaaataataatgcaaataataataataatgatataaataaagataaaattgaaaattcaacaaattatattgtacGTGATTCAGAACAAGATGATGGTATGACATTTGATGATACAATTTTAAAGTTACGTTTTAATAAAGATCATAGAGTATCAGaagtacaaaaattattaaattcatcaaaaccAGTTAGAATATCAATAGTACAAAGACCAGAAGTATCTGatcatgaatttattgaagaaCAAGAAAGACATTTACATGCATTATGTTCACGTACAATGTCATTACCAGTTGCACGTGGTATGTTTACATTACGTACATCAACACCAATTGTAACAGAACAATTACCAATACCACGTTTATGTTTAACTGGTAAAGCAGCATTACGTGGTACAACTGTTGAATTATCACATATTGATGTACCacaaaatatgaatttatggCCATTATTTCATAATGGTGTTGCTGCTGGTTTACGTATACAtccatcatcattaaatattgattcaacatggattgtatataataaacaacaacaaggtGAATTTGGTATTGAACATTCTGGTTTTTTAATGGCACTTGGTTTAAAtggacatttaaaaaatttttcaccaTTTTCAATGTATGAATATCTTGTTGAATGTCATGAAACAACAAATGTTGGTTTATTATTAGGTTTATCAGCAACATATCGTGGTACAATGGATGTATCaatgacaaaattattatctctACATGTTGAAACATTATTACCACCAACAAgtattgaattaaatgtaCAACAAAATGTACAAGTTGCTGCATTAATGGGTGTTGGTCTTGTTTATGAAGGTACAGCACATAGACATATATCACATGCATTATTATCTGAAATTGGACGTCCACCAGGAccagaaatgaaaaattgtattgATAGAGAATCGTATTCACTTGCTGCTGGTCTTGCACTTGGTTTAGTTGTACTTGGTCATGGTGATGGTAGTGATTTAACAAATATACCAGATACTCTACATTATTATATGGTTGGTGGTAATGTTAGACCATTTAATGGTTcacaaaaagataaatataaatcaccaAGTTATCAAATACGTGAAGgtgattcaataaatattgatgttaCAAGTCCTGGTGCAACAATTGCACTTggtttaatgtattttaatactGGTAATACAGCTGTTGCTGAATGGATGAAAGCACCACATACacaatttttacttgattttgtACGtcctgattttttattattacgtatattatcaaaatcattaatattatggAATGACATTGAACCAACAACTAAATGGGTATCATCACATGTACCAGATATTGtatggaaatataaattacaaaatccaAATCAAGATATAACACAAAATATTGATCTTGAAACAATGAATCAAGcatattgtaatattattgctGGTGCATGTATGGCACTTGGTTTAAAATATGCTGGTACTGCTAATCATAATGCATTTAAaacattgttaaattatactaaaaaatttttaggtttactaaataaaacaattggtGAACTTGCTGgtaaatcaacaattgaaaCATGTTTAAATGTAACACTATTATCAGCATCAGTTGTTATGTCTGGTACTGGTAATTTAGATATTATGAGAATATGTCGTCAAATTAGAACAAGAATTGGACCAACAAGTTCTGTTGTAACATACGGATCACATTTAGCAACACATATGGCTattggtttattatttattggtggTGGTAGATATACATTATCAAATAGTCCAAGTTCAGTTGCTGCATTAATAATATCTCTATTTCCAAAATTTCCAACACACAGTAATGATAATAGATATCATTTACAAGCATTACGTCATCTTTATGTACTTGCTGCTAAACCAAGATTAATATTACCAAAAGATATtgatacaaatattaattgttatgcaagtattaaattaacatttaaaaatgataaattaacaaatggaCAAGATATTGTATTGAGAGCACCATGTTTATTACCAGAAATTGATAGTTTAGAAAAAGTTGAATTGATTGATGATAGATATtggaatattatatttcaaagagGACATAATTGGAATTTACTTAAGGatatgttaaataattgtcattCATTGTATGTCAAACAAAAAGCTGGATGTTTATCATACATTGAAGATCCACATGGTTTTAGAAGTCTCATTGCGCAAACATTAACAACTGAAAATCTCATACCATGGGCAGCAAGACAAGAGTATGTAACATCatttacaaatgataaaactgtattaaatattgttaaatattttttacaaaaacaaaataattgtattgttaataaatataaggTGTCATCAAGTAATCCATTATTTGAATCAACGacatatgaaaaaatggaaattaatgatgatattaatgataaacaaaCAAGTCATTATTctgatgttgaaaataatgaaaaattttttttacaaacattAGCAATTATTGTTTATGAATGTGTTATTAAAGATAAAGTTAGTTTATTACCACTTTgggttaatttatataaaattattgaaatgattgatacatcatcaacaagttatttaatttggcaaattaaattaatttattcattaattattaataataaatttcaagaaaaacataatatattgCTGAGTGTTGAGAGTATATTGgctattaaaaaaagagttgagCTTATCATTGACAATTGGGAaaatg aatTAAAAGATgtcatacaaaaatatttgacgACTGGTGAAATTGATGCTGAGCCggagatgttaaaaaaatttacatcatATTGTACTTATTATGATATACCATATTTACAAGGTGGTGAATTAATTAATG ttaatCCATTTGTCAATAATCAACCTGCTGTACCAGACATTGttcttttcattctttttaaacttcaaaataacatttgttaa
- the LOC122850222 gene encoding histone H3: protein MARTKQTARKSTGGKAPRKQLATKAARKSAPATGGVKKPHRYRPGTVALREIRRYQKSTELLIRKLPFQRLVREIAQDFKTDLRFQSSAVMALQEASEAYLVGLFEDTNLCAIHAKRVTIMPKDIQLARRIRGERA from the coding sequence ATGGCTCGTACCAAGCAAACCGCTCGTAAATCAACTGGAGGCAAGGCTCCACGTAAACAACTCGCCACCAAGGCAGCTCGTAAGAGTGCACCAGCAACTGGAGGTGTTAAGAAACCACATCGTTATCGTCCAGGAACAGTTGCACTTCGTGAAATCCGTCGTTACCAAAAAAGTACTGAGCTTTTGATCCGCAAGTTGCCATTCCAGCGTCTTGTTCGTGAAATTGCTCAGGACTTCAAGACCGACTTGAGATTCCAGTCATCAGCTGTCATGGCACTCCAGGAAGCCAGTGAAGCATATCTTGTTGGTCTCTTTGAAGACACCAACTTGTGTGCAATCCACGCCAAACGTGTTACCATCATGCCCAAGGACATCCAGTTGGCTCGTCGTATCAGAGGAGAACGTGCTTAA
- the LOC122850165 gene encoding nudix hydrolase 6 → MAGVFCRALSLTYYHSLRIKICKMSSQTIVAKEFFGKTDHHCGVHIDSTREPCDVNNIVTCLRASLEKWKMKNIKTVWFKIERNNSDWIPHLINEGFYFHHAKKNFVTLYHLLDSNYDIPPYAHTNIGVGAFVLNELTNEILVIKEKHSSLPVSRWKLPGGYVEPGENIMEAAERELLEETGISGKFKSLVGFRHAHNYAFGCSDIYMVARLSPVTFDIKKCDKEISECVWMKLEEYANNPDVYEQNRLIARKMMEYIKKNLEIGLVNARRVNSTEPVWIYLINDQNDPTPTSL, encoded by the exons ATGGCTGGTGTGTTTTGTAGAGCTTTGTCATTGACGTATTATCATTCGTTAcgtattaaaatttgtaaaatgagCTCACAAACAATTGTTGCTAAAGAATTTTTTGGCAAAACTGATCATCATTGTGGTGTACATATTGACTCAACCAGGGAACCATGTGATGTCAATAATATTGTCACCTGTTTACGag catcattagaaaaatggaaaatgaaaaatataaaaacagtaTGGTTTAAAATTGAACGTAATAATTCTGACTGGATACCACATTTGATAAATgaaggtttttattttcatcatgctaaaaaaaattttgtaacattatatcatttattggATTCAAATTATGATATACCACCATATGCACATACAAATATTGGAGTTGGTGCATTTGTATTAAATGAATTGACAAATGAAATTCTtgttattaaagaaaaacattCAAGTTTACCAGTAAGTCGATGGAAATTACCTGGTGGATATGTTGAACCAG gtGAAAATATAATGGAAGCAGCTGAAAGAGAATTACTTGAAGAAACTGGAATATctggaaaatttaaatcactTGTTGGATTTCGTCATGCTCATAATTATGCATTTGGTTGCAGTGATATTTACATGGTAGCAAGATTAAGTCCAGTtacatttgatattaaaaaatgtgataAAGAAATATCTGAATGTGTTTGGATGAAG ctGGAAGAGTATGCAAATAATCCAGATGTTTATGAACAAAATCGCCTCATTGCTAGAAAAATGATggagtatattaaaaaaaatttagaaattggTTTGGTCAATGCTCGAAGAGTCAATTCAACAGAGCCAG TTTGGATTTATTTGATCAATGATCAAAATGATCCAACACCAACAAGCctataa
- the LOC122850148 gene encoding actin-related protein 1 — protein MEPYDVIVNQPVVIDNGSGVIKAGFAGDQIPKCRFPNYIGRPKHVRVMAGALEGDLFVGPIAEEHRGLLSLRYPMEHGIVTDWNDMERIWSYVYSKDQLSTFSEEHPVLLTEAPLNPRKNREKAAEIFFESFNVPALFVSMQAVLSLYATGRTTGVVLDSGDGVTHAVPIYEGFAMPHSIMRVDIAGRDVSRYLRLLLRKEGVNFKTTAEFEIVRTIKEKSCYLSSNPQKEETVETEKFQYPLPDGSHLEIGPARFRAPEVLFRPDLIGEECEGLHEVLMYSIQKSDLDLRKVLFQNIVLSGGSTLFRGFGDRLLSEIRKMSPKDIKIRISAPQERLYSTWIGGSILASLDTFKKMWVSKREYDEDGARAIHRKTF, from the exons atggaGCCATATGATGTGATTGTCAATCAACCAGTCGTCATCGACAAT gGTTCTGGAGTTATAAAAGCAGGCTTTGCTGGTGATCAAATTCCAAAATGCAGATTTCCAAATTA taTTGGAAGACCAAAACATGTACGTGTTATGGCTGGTGCACTTGAAGGTGATTTATTTGTTGGTCCAATTGCTGAAGAACATCGTGGTCTTCTTTCACTTCGTTATCCAATGGAACATGGTATTGTAACTGATTGGAATGACATGGAAAGAATTTGGTCATATGTTTATAGTAAAGATCAACTATCAACATTCAGTGAAGAACATCCAGTTTTATTAACTGAAGCACCATTAAATCCACGTAAAAATCGTGAAAAAGCtgctgaaatattttttgaatcattTAATGTACCAGCATTATTTGTATCAATGCAAGCTGTATTAAGTTTATATGCAACTGGTAGAACAACTGGTGTTGTATTAGATTCTGGTGATGGTGTAACACATGCTGTACCAATTTATGAAGGTTTTGCAATGCCACATAGTATCATGAGAGTTGATATTGCTGGTAGAGATGTATCAAGATATTTAAGATTATTATTACGTAAAGAAggtgttaattttaaaacaacagctgaatttgaaattgttagaacaattaaagaaaaatcttgttatttatcaagtaatccacaaaaagaagaaactgttgaaactgaaaaatttcaatatccaTTACCAGATGGTAGTCATTTAGag attGGTCCAGCAAGATTTAGAGCTCCTGAAGTATTGTTTAGACCAGATTTAATTGGTGAAGAATGTGAAGGACTACATGAAGTACTTATGTATTCAATACAAAAATCTGATTTAGATTTAAGAAAAGTActatttcaaaatattgtaCTTTCTGGTGGTTCAACATTATTTAGA GGTTTTGGTGACAGGTTACTATCAGAAATACGAAAAATGTCAccaaaagatataaaaatcagg ataTCAGCACCACAAGAACGTTTGTACAGTACGTGGATTGGTGGTTCAATTCTTGCATCTTTagacacatttaaaaaaatgtgggTAAGCAAACGTGAATACGATGAAGATGGTGCAAGAGCGATACATCGtaaaacattttaa
- the LOC122850213 gene encoding histone H2B produces the protein MPPKASGKAVKKAGKAQKNITKTDKSKRRKKRKESYAIYIYKVLKQVHPDTGVSSKAMSIMNSFVNDIFERIAAEASRLAHYNKRSTITSREIQTAVRLLLPGELAKHAVSEGTKAVTKYTSSK, from the coding sequence ATGCCACCAAAAGCAAGCGGTAAAGCTGTCAAAAAAGCCGGCAAGGCTCAAAAAAACATCACCAAGACTGACAAGTCCAAGAGAAGGAAGAAGAGGAAGGAATCTTACGCAATTTACATCTACAAGGTGTTGAAGCAAGTTCATCCTGATACTGGTGTCTCATCAAAAGCCATGAGTATCATGAACAGCTTCGTCAACGATATCTTTGAGCGTATTGCAGCTGAAGCATCCCGATTGGCTCACTACAACAAGAGATCCACCATCACCTCACGGGAAATTCAAACAGCTGTTCGTCTTCTTCTTCCTGGTGAACTTGCCAAGCATGCTGTCAGTGAAGGTACCAAAGCCGTCACCAAGTACACCAGCTCCAAGTAA
- the LOC122850208 gene encoding histone H2A-like, translating to MSGRGKGGKSKGKSKTRSNRAGLQFPVGRIHRLLRKGNYAERVGAGAPVYLAAVMEYLAAEVLELAGNAARDNKKTRIIPRHLQLAIRNDEELNKLLSGVTIAQGGVLPNIQAVLLPKKTEKSSA from the coding sequence ATGTCTGGCCGTGGCAAAGGAGGCAAATCAAAGGGAAAGTCAAAGACACGTTCAAATCGTGCTGGACTTCAATTCCCAGTTGGACGTATTCATCGTCTTCTTCGCAAGGGCAATTACGCTGAACGTGTTGGTGCTGGTGCACCAGTCTACTTGGCAGCTGTCATGGAATACTTGGCTGCTGAAGTTCTCGAGTTGGCAGGTAATGCCGCCCGTGACAACAAGAAGACAAGAATCATTCCACGTCATCTTCAATTGGCAATACGTAATGACGAAGAGTTGAATAAACTTCTCTCCGGTGTTACAATTGCACAAGGTGGTGTCTTGCCAAACATTCAAGCTGTCCTCTTGCCAAAAAAGACTGAAAAAAGCAGTGCTTAA
- the LOC122850128 gene encoding cytochrome P450 9e2-like: MDILTALISLILIIIVYYFFVKSDVNIFDKHGIPYLKPWPLFGNMGPSLFKKIAMVHYVQKVYNLNDNAKYVGFFDFGSPTIIIRDTELIKSIAIKNFDHFVNHRGFVDTTIEPLFSNNLFSLHDEKWRQMRNILTPAFTSSKMKGMFKLMSNCAEIFSDYLVESLENNNSIVINSKDAFCRYTNDVIASCAFGITINSMKHQDNEFYVLGKKSTNLEGVMAIKLFLLRSFPILARLFKIRIFGNDVYIFFSNIIEQTVRMRDENNINRPDMIQLMMETRNNKSGPNLSIGDMTSQAFSFFFGGFDTTSSLMCFVVHEIAANPEIQLKLQNEIDDIFDKCNGDVTYEAVNGLEYLDAVINETLRYYPIAGFLDRKCTKNFELPPTLPGEKPLVVKPGDFIWFPVYPLQRDEKYFNDPDKFYPERFIEDPKGTLHSPAYMPFGVGPRMCIGNRFALLETKVLIVHLIAKCKLKPAEKMIMPLQLSKKSFAMNAEGGFWLDVEARNKWPGRTNIDK, from the exons ATGGATATTTTAACAGCACTcataagtttaattttaataataatagtatattatttttttgttaaaagtgatgtaaatatatttgataaacatgGAATTCCATATTTAAAACCATGGCCGTTATTTGGTAACATGGGACcatcattgtttaaaaaaatagcaatggTGCACTATGTACAAAAagtgtataatttaaatgacaatgcAAAGTACGttggtttttttgattttggaagtccaacaataataatacgtGATAcggaattaataaaatcaattgctattaaaaattttgatcatTTTGTAAATCATCGTGGTTTTGTTGATACAACAATTGAgccattattttcaaataatttattttcattgcatGATGAAAAATGGAGACAAATGAGAAATATATTAACACCAGCATTTACATCAAGTAAAATGAAAggaatgtttaaattaatgtcaaattGTGCTGAAATATTTTCTGATTATCTTGTTGAAtcattggaaaataataattcaattgttattaattcaaaagaTGCATTTTGTCGTTATACAAATGATGTCATAGCAAGTTGTGCATTTggtataacaataaattcaatgaaacatcaagataatgaattttatgtacttggtaaaaaatcaacaaatttagaAGGTGTTATggctattaaattatttcttttacgtAGTTTTCCAATACTAgctagattatttaaaatacgaaTATTTGGAAatgatgtttatatatttttttcaaatattattgaacaaaCAGTACGTATGagagatgaaaataatattaatagacCTGATATGATACAACTTATGATGGaaacaagaaataataaaagtggACCAAATCTTTCAATCGGTGATATGACATCACAagcttttagttttttttttgg tggTTTTGATACAACAAGTAGTCTCATGTGTTTTGTTGTTCATGAAATTGCTGCAAATCcagaaattcaattaaaattacaaaatgaaattgatgatatatttgataaatgtaATGGTGATGTTACATATGAAGCTGTTAATGGACTTGAGTATCTTGATGCAGTTATAAATGAAACACTGAGATACTATCCAATAGCTGGTTTTCTTGATAGAAAGtgtacaaaaaattttgagcTACCTCCAACATTACCAGGAGAAAAACCACTTGTTGTTAAACCTGGTGATTTTATATGGTTTCCTGTTTATCCACTTCAaagagatgaaaaatattttaatgatccAGATAAATTTTATCCTGAAAGATTTATTGAAGATCCAAAAGGAACTCTTCATTCTCCAGCATACatg CCATTTGGAGTTGGTCCAAGAATGTGTATTGGAAATCGTTTTGCATTGTTGGAAACAAAAGTTTTGATTGTTCATCTTATTGCAAAATGCAAATTAAAACCTGCTGAGAAAATGATAATGCCACTTCAACTCAGTAAAAAAAGTTTTGCAATGAATGCTGAAGGAGGATTTTGGCTGGATGTTGAAGCAAGAAACAAATGGCCTGGTAGAactaatattgataaataa